GATGGAGGTGTTGATGACCTCGGCGAACGTCCCGCCCTTGCCGTAGCGCAACGTCTCCCGGATGCGGTCGAAGACGATGATCGTGTCGTTGAGGGAGTAGCCGATGATGGTCAGGAGCGCGGCGATGACCGTGAGGTCGAACTCCTTGTTCATCAACGAGAATGCTCCCACTGTTATGATCACGTCATGGATGAGCGCCAGCACTGCCCCCAATGCGTAGGTCAGGTTCAGCCAGAGGCAGAGACCCAGGGTGATGACCATGGCCCCGACGATGAGCCAGGACGTGGACAAACCCAGGAACTGCAAGGCCGAGATGCCCACGAACAGGCCCGCGGCCATGATTCCGGCCGCGGTCCAGCGTTGCTCGAAACGGCCGGAGATGTAGATGGCGATGAGCAGGATGGCGTAATACATGGCTTCCAGGGCCTTGGAGCGGAGGTCCGCGCCGACCTTGGGGCCGACCATCTCCAGGCGGCGGATTTCGCCCTTGGCCTGGGGCAGATCCTTGGCCAGGGACTGGCCGATCATGGACCGCACCTCCTCGGAGGAAACCTCCGAGCTGGAGGTGCGCACCAGATATTCCGATTCCTCGGCGGCGCCCATCTGCTGGATGACCATGCCCGGCAGCTTCAAGCCCTCCAGGGCCCCGCGCACCTGGTTCATGTCGGTTTTTTCCTCGAACTTCACCTGGACGATGATGCCGCCGGCGAAGTCGATGCCGTAGCGGGGGCCGCCCTTGATCACCAGGGACACGAGTCCCAGGAGGATGAGGGCGGCTGAGACGCAGTAGGCGACATAACGGAAGCCGACGAAGTCGATTTTGGTATCCGGTCGGATGAATTGCAGGCCCATCTCGTCTCTCCT
The genomic region above belongs to Desulfovibrio aminophilus DSM 12254 and contains:
- the secF gene encoding protein translocase subunit SecF, yielding MGLQFIRPDTKIDFVGFRYVAYCVSAALILLGLVSLVIKGGPRYGIDFAGGIIVQVKFEEKTDMNQVRGALEGLKLPGMVIQQMGAAEESEYLVRTSSSEVSSEEVRSMIGQSLAKDLPQAKGEIRRLEMVGPKVGADLRSKALEAMYYAILLIAIYISGRFEQRWTAAGIMAAGLFVGISALQFLGLSTSWLIVGAMVITLGLCLWLNLTYALGAVLALIHDVIITVGAFSLMNKEFDLTVIAALLTIIGYSLNDTIIVFDRIRETLRYGKGGTFAEVINTSINQTLSRTILTSGLTLIVVVCLYLLGGAVIHDFALALLIGIFVGTYSSIFVASPILLHFGKRRMAQDSAPAKA